In the genome of Scylla paramamosain isolate STU-SP2022 chromosome 2, ASM3559412v1, whole genome shotgun sequence, the window aagGATAAAGACAAATACTGAAACGTCTATAGCATACAAAACCGCTATTCTGTACACCAGTGAAATACACATTTTAATATCTCTCACTCTTACGGTAGAATTGTTGTTCAAAAAGCAACCAGCCAGTCATTACACTCAGTCTGTCAGTGCCCATCATGACTTCAATATTCTGTTATTTTCAGGTTCGTTTTCAAGATTAAAAAGGATCCTTGGGAAACTGTGACATGtaactgaaataaaagaggaaaaagcaaTGCGTTTAATGTACTCTTCCTTTTGTCAACACCATGCCATTCAatgacgcgcgcgcgcgcgcacacgcgcgcatgcacgcacacacacacacacacacacacacacacacacacacacacacacacacacacacacacacacacacacacacacacacacacacacacacacacacacacacacacacacacacacacacacacctctgctactgctgctactattactactacgagtactactactaccacttctaccattactactactactactactactactactactactactactactactactactactactactactactatttactacAGGTATTACGATTACCAtcacatcatcttttcttcttctttgtttcccaCAAACAATCCTGtgtataatttttgttgtttgttccttggtgtttttgtgtcctcctcctccttctcctcttcctcctcctcctcctcctcctcctcctcctcctcctcccctcctccccccctcctcctcctcctcttcctcttcctcctcctcctcctcctcctcctcctcctcctcctcctcctcctcctcctcctcctcctcctcctcttcctcttcctctacctcttcttcctcttcctccttctctaccttctcATTATGATCGCCTTCACATATAGTATTATCATTGTCATGCACAATACATAATGCATTGATACATAACTCAATACTGACTTATTTTCTGCACCACTTTTTAATAACACAGTTTCAAGATCGAGTGCAATCCGGGTGCCATGGTATTTCGCCAGCAGCTGTCAGTGGCTGTGACATTCTGAGAGGTGTAGGCGGTGCTGCATCATATAAGATGGTGCCGCGGCATGTCGAGGCTCACTTGGGCCCTTCTTGCCTCCTGCTGTGGACAGAGCCGCTCCTCCACACCAAACCTCTGCGCCTGCAGGGAGGCTTCCACCAGCAGGTGATGGGGGTCGAATACACGCGTTCACGTCATGGGTATTCTCTACTTATTTCCTGTATTGATATTCTGTAATGACATTAGCAGCGGCGTAAAAGATATATATGATTCCAGTTCAGTGATATATATGATTCCAGTTCTCGAAAAGAAACGTGTCTGTACGAGCGGTTAAGGTTTTTGTGGTTGCGCTCTTCGGGTCTCTCCCTGAGGTCAATTGCACGGCGGTCTGGCAGAAGTCCACACACGGTGCGGCGCTGGCTGTGCTGGTGGGAGCAATATGGACGCCTCTGCAAGCCAGTCCAGAGTCAGTGGCGGTGCCGAACTGCAGCTGTACACAGTGATAAGAACCTTAACCCGAGTGTAAAGGAAAGGAGCCCCTCCATCGCTCGTAAAACACTGTTGTTCCACTTGCTGAATGCTGCAGCCATGAAATCACGAAATTACACAATTAACGACATTCTCTTCCTTGATCATCAAAATTTCAATCCAAGTATTTATGGAACTCTGaaaccgattttttttttacaaaagatCCCACTAATTTAATGATttatgaaataagataaaaatttttGTATGAGCAACAAAAGCGAAGTGATTCCTTAAAGAATGTTATTGTAACTTCTGATAAAATATGTGAATAAATAGgtacatatatgaaaaaaagactttcttttatttttagttcttttGTACCTGTTCACCTTAATTCCCAGCGAGAAATGCCAGATGAGCAAATTTCTTCTATAAATTTGTTTCCATTATTGCTCCTGGCAATGGCGGTCAGGAAGGAAAGCTCATAAATGTCATGATACTAATATACGTAAATTCTTTTGGCGTATACATCTGGTTCCAAAAGTATTCTTATTAGTCTCTCTTATATCAACTTTCTGATATAATCTATACTCCTGAAAGAGAATATCGCTTcacaaagataaaaagaggaaaatttcaAAGGCTCATTCTATGATTATGTCCTAATTCCTTGATGAAAGAAAATCTCAGGAGATTGGGTTGAAATTGCATAGAAATGCGTCAAAtctaacatcatcatcatcagaataCAGAACAAATTCATGTGTTCAGGAGAAAACTAACGATAAACTACAAATGTCGTGGAATTCCTTTTGCAAACGATCTAGTTCACAGCAGCATTGCGGCAGAAACTGTGCAATGGTGTGTAATGACCCAATGGCTCATGTCGCTAACGAGTGTTTTGTCCTCTTCGCCAGCCAAGATATGGAGTTCTTTGGTCCCTTCTGTATGTGGTTGCCTTCTGTGTTGGTACTCGTGGCCTGGTTGGAGGGAAATTCGGGTAGGTCTCCACTGCCTCACAGCGGTCTTTCACAAATATATGGTTAAATTCAAGATTTAGTTTTTCACAATTAGATATTGTTTGATTTCGAGTTTCATTTGGCGATATGTATCAATACTTAATGGACAATAACAGCCGTGCTGCCACCCACACACAGCTGTGGAGGACAGCTGGGATGCTGACGCGGCCACGGCGGTGAGAGACGTTCTGCTTGCGTCAACAGAAAAAGAATCGTCTCTCGTCATTATTGCAGAAAACAGCTTGTCGGTAAGGCTTTGCggataaaataatattaaatgtCATATTTCTATAAATACTGGCTCGATGAAACGAAACATTCTAGATTGAAACAAAAACGCTTATCGGGGACTCGCGAGGCTTGGCGGTGTTTGAGGCTGCCACAAATGGGTCCCAGCTCGCCCAGATGGTCACACGTGCCCGCCAGGTAGGACCCAATACGAGGATGGGTTGTTCCTGTCGCtgcaataactttttttttttattatgataatggtgttggtgctggtattagtattagtattggtATTAGGATCATTATGGCTACTTCCTTACTACCTTGTGTCCTGAGTAGTGTGGTCACGGACAGGTGCGGGTGGCGTCGtggatggtcgtggtggtggtggtgagtgacgaCCCAGTCTTCCTGGCCGCCTTCGCCCAGCAGGCCCGTGAGGGTCGCCTGCTGGTGTGGGCCACGAGGCTGATTGTGGTGAGCCGTCACAAGCCGCACGGCCTCCACCCTCTCTACCAGACTCTCTCCCTTACCAactccctcctgctgctggtggaTGGCGCGGCGGCGGTAAgcaggtgtgtgagtgtgtctgtgtggaagCTCTGCTGTACACAGACGATCCTCGCATGTATTGTATTGTTTTCATGACCATCACGTGACTGTCTGCTTGTGAACACTGACACGGCCAAACATAGCACCGCTGTTCCAGGGCTGCTGGGTGGGTTGTGCTGCCATATCAACGGTCTGGCGTCGCACCGCTGCGGGTTGCCTCCTGGATGGCGGGGGGCAACCTTTCATTGCATCGGCCGCTGTTCTGGGACAAATTTAGCAAGTGAGTGGCACTATTGCTCTATAGCCATGTAcagaagaaagtgtgtgtgtgtgtgtgtgtgtgtgtgtgtgtgtgtgtgtgtgtgtgtgtgcatgtgtatgtgtgtgtatgtgttgtgtgcaCGCGCTTTTTAAGGTGcttataaagataaaataattaaatgactcaagttatttagttttttgtagttttgttaGGTTTGAATGTTGCTGCTAAGAAAttcctatattttccttttttttttcacgtcttggatttattttttttcacaggcTGTCGGGAGAGACAAAtttggtggtggcgatggaaCAGAATCTTAGACATACAGTAGTGGAGAAACCAGACCCGACGACACCTGGAGGAGTAAGGGTGGAGTTCAAGGGATTCATGGTCACCGTTGTGAACTATTTGGCGCAAGGACTTAACTTCTCGTAAGGCTGGAAATCAATTTCAATAATTGCTTTCTGCTACAGAAACATTTGCACCTCTATCAATGATGTGATATACCAGTTATATTAAGGTAtaaaaagtgtatatatatatatatatatatatatatatatatatatatatatatatatatatatatatatatatatatatatatatatatatatatatatatatatatatatatatatatatatatatatatatatatatatatatatatatttttttttatttacgttttctgAAGATATATTTAAACGTGAACgtaataaaattattttaagaattcttatgtatttgtttatttaatgattttcttatttctacaCTCTGAAAGGTACACATTCAAACGGCCGCCAGATGGGCTGTGGGGAGCAAAGATACAGAATGGCTCCTTCACTGGCATGTTGGGCCAGGTCCACAGAGAGGTATGCgtatttctacacacacacacacacacacacacacacacacacacacacacacacacacacacacacacacacacacacacacacacaaacccaccccccacacacacacaaacacacacgatgGAACAGAATCTTAGACATACAGTAGTGGAGAAACCAGACCCGACGGCACCTGGAGAAGTAAAGGTGGAGTTCAAGGGATTCATAGTCACCGTTGTGAACTATTTGGCGCAAGGACTTAactacagaaacacacacacaaacccacacacacacacacacacacacacacacacacacacacacacacacacacacacacacacacacacacacacacacacacacacacatgcacacacacacacacacacacacacacacacacacacacacacacacacacacacacacacacacacacacacacacacacacacacacacgtcccacAATCTTACTACATTGCCATAAGATGATATGAAGGAACAGTAATATACACAAGCATTATATTTACATGCAACTTATTCACGATGAAAATGGAGTGACGGGACTGAAAATTttcttcttgatgtctcttacATTTAAAAGAAGGCCACATTTGAATTTCTTTTGATACGTATATTCGTATGTACAcacattttcacacacacatacatacctacatataTTACAtacgtgcatatatatatatatatatatatatatatatatatatatatatatatatatatatatatatatatatatatatatatatatatatatatatatatatatatatatatatatatatatatatatatatatatatatatatatatatatatgtacacacacacattcatacattcatacatacataattatttacagaagaacagagagatgaacagtctcttttttgtacataagtatTGTATATTGATACGAATGTGGAGAAAGGTTAGTAGAAAATGGGGCGAGTGAGTGGAAGTAACAGCAAGGGAATGAGTGGAATAAGAGAGAACAGGTCTTCTATTGAAGGCGTATATTTGCAGGAAGTGGACTTTAGCCCGGGACCTTTCGGTAATAACGCCGCTCGCTACGAGGCCGTCGATTTCACTTGGCCGGTTTCCTTCGTGGAAGTCAAAGTCTTCGCTGGTCGAGGGAGTCCCGAGGTAGATCCGTGGGGCTTTTTGCTGCCCCTCGCCCCGTGGGTGTGGGCGGCTCTGCTATcaacctttctccttctctctgtcacctcatccttcctcttcaccaAGTTTTCAGAGGAAGACTTGGGTAGCAGCGAGATCTTTGCCTCAAATATGCTATATTTTGTCAGCATCGTGCTTCGTCAGTGTGAGTTACCAACATTACGCAGCAATATTATGAATTTACAAGTTGACGCTTTGGTCTCTCTTGTTGTGATGCAAGACATTCTCCAAATGTAAATAAGTCCCGTCCATCACATTTATTCTAGCATTGCATTATGTTTAGATGTGTATCACAGTTTGCAGACGTAATTTTCAAGTCTCACACTGGAATGATGCAATTAAGTCAGTGCCCACAGCTGTCTGGTAACACATCTGTAACTCCCGGCGCTGGCAGCCGTGTGGATGGGTGAgggcgggtggtggtggcaacGCGTGGTGCTGGGCGTGTGGATGCTGATGACCATGGTGCTGACGCGCAGCTACGAGGGCAACCTTATATCACTGCTGGCCGTGAGACACCTGCCCCAGCCCTACCAGACCCTCAGGGACGTGGTGAACGACCCCTCCGTGGTTATGGTCTGGCACAAGGGAGGAGCACCCATTCAGTCGGTTATGGTGCGTAAACACAAAGAGTTGCTTTAACGCCGTCGAAGGATCGGTTAACATCAAATTTACCATTATATTGTGGCACAGATTGAAGTTTTAACTTGAATGTATGTGCATGAAGGATTTGTCATAGACAGGACGCTACGTCTGGGATCTTCCACGAGGTGAAGTCGAGTGAAGAGCAAGGGCGCTTGATGGCGTTGCCTTTAATCAAATATCGCTCCGTCCTGGACGAGGTGATAAGGCAGAAGATAGTGATCATAGATTATGAGAGGATAACGAGAGCTGCCAGAGGAGAACATTTTTCTCGTACAGGTGTGTAAGAGGTGatttgctacacacacacacacacacacacacacacacacacacacacacacaaacacaataggTGTTAAGGATACCAGGCCTGAAAGAACGGGTTTATGAGGATGATCTGTGAAAATTCCTAATGTTCTCATATCACgaggaagagacaaaagaaTATTAATACATAATTGGTAAAGGCATGCAgataaataagattttttttttgaaaaagaagacaaaaatgtaTATGGCCATAAATAAAAGTCGACACTTAAAGATGCGAACACATCAACCTTATCGTTATATGAAAATTAATTTTTGTACTCGGCAAAGTTAGAacaaagagagtgagaaaaaaaatactaagagATATCAATTATCTTAGATATAGTATAACAATAATTGATTCTTTTTTAGGGCTGTGTGACTTCTATACAGGACAAGAGAATATCCAGTCCCATTCCGTTGCCATCATCAGCCAGAAAGACAGTCCTCTCATTCCACCTCTCAATACACGGTGAGGAACAAACATTTACGAATGAACTGTGGTATGTTCCGAGCTGCAGATGTTTCGTTTCTGcgctaaaataaaaatattattttctgtatgtggaatttgaataATGTAAAAAGCCATTGAAAAATTACTTTTAAAGCTCTGAAAATGTTATTACAAGTCATTAAGAAGTGGGGTTGGAGTCGCAGAATATTGGGTGACTTCAGGCAATTTTTACCTTGGACGGTCGCTTATGCACTCAATGGTGACAATATCTGTGACGATCGACCATGACAAGCATCTATCTCATGTCAGTGACCACTGACGACATATACCGGCATGGTCGTTGAAAACTTGTGCTCTACGTGAAAAGCAATGGGCAACATGGCTGACTGGCCAGTGGTATTCCCATGCagagcaactttttttttttttttctcttaccgtCATTTTCGAGGTTTTATTGTAGGTGCTACTTAACACTTGGTGTGAAGGACAAGGTGAAAATATTCTTTAATTAATGCCAGCAGATAACAAGGAATGAGAGGCAGATGGGGATGAACGAACTTTTGCACTGGTGCAAGTCTGAGCCCCTACCAGTAAAGATGGTAGAAAATGACCCTTGGCAAGCATgtgcaaaaatacaaaaaagaatcTGGCATAATATACCTTGACAATAAAATCGCTAATCATTGACGACTACTGAGAACTGGCGATAACATTCACTATCAGTGATGGCGATAACATTGGCTATCAGTGATGGTGATAACATTGGCTATCAGTGATGGTGATAACATTGGCTATCAGTGATGGTGATAACATTCACTATCAGTGATGGTGATAACATTGGCTATCAGTGATGGTGATAACATTCACTATCAGTGATGGTGATAACATTGGCTATCAGTGATGGTGATAACATTCGCTACCAGTGACATCTCAGACGACAAGATTGATAACCAACAACGAACTCTGGGAACTAGGTCAGCGACCATTGACGACTACTGGCAACAACATCGATGACCACAGACCGACCTTTACGACAACATCAGTAACCACTGATGACCTCTAGTAAAAAAAGTGGGCAGTAACTGACGACCTTTAGTGGTAAGATCAATGATCAGAGACGATCACTGGCAACAAGATCGACGGCTACTGACGACGTCTGGCAGTAAGTATAGCGACCATAAAAGACTTCTGCCTATAAGATTGGTGGCAACTGACGAGCACTAGCGAGAGAAATAATGATCACTGGTGACATCTGATGACGAGGATGGCAACCAGTAATGACCTTAGGCAATATGGTTGGCAGCCATTGGCGACCTCTGGCGGCGATAAGACCGGCAATCACTGACGATCTGTGGCCACAAGGTTAGCGACCTCTTTTGACAATGTCAGTGACCACTGACGATCCCTGGTAATTCCGGGTGGGCGATCACTGATGATCTCTGGCGATCTCTACCACTAAGGTCGGCGACCATTGGCGCCCTCTGAGGTTAAAGTCAATGACCTCTGCCAATATCTAGCAGCAAGGTCGTCGGCCACTGATGAAGCATGGCGATTAAGTCACAACATTGGACGATCTGCACaacatataaacaaatattAACTTCTAATTATAATGGGTTGAGAACTGGCGTTTCTTTATGAATGTTTatattagcgtttttctatgtaatttatCAAACTTTATCAACATTGCAGGATAATATCTATGATTGAGGCAGGACTTTATAACTACTGGAACAATGAAGGAATCCCGAACTACAGTGCCTGTGAACGAGTGCCGACCAAGATTACCATCAGTTCGTCACTGTCCCTCAGGCAGTGCTGGGTAAGCATCTTACTGTGAATCAGGCAGTGCTGAGTGTGATTCAGGCATTGATAGATAGAATTTTGCTACGTCTCAAGCAATTCAGGCTAGCGGTCTTGATAGGCGACCCGGGCAAAGCTGGGACCTTGTTCTGATTCAGGCAGTGCTGGGTAAGGATCTTGTGACTCGGGCAGTGCTAGGTAAGAATCTTGTGAGTCAGGGATTGGGTATGGGGAATGAGGATTAGTTAAATTTACttctcgtgtatatatatacatatatatatatatatatatatatatatatatatatatatatatatatatatatatatatatatatatatatatatatatatatatatatatatatatatatatatatatatatatatatatatatatatatatatatatatatatatatatatatatatatatatatatatatatatatatatatatatatatatatatatatatatatatatatatatatatatatatatatatatatatatatatatatatatatatatatatatatatatatatatatatatatatatatatatatatatatatatatatatatatatatatatatatatatatatatatatatatatatatatatatatatatatatatatatatatatatatatatatatatatatatatatatatatatatatatatatatatatatatatatatatatatatatatatatatatatatatatatatatatatatatatatatatatatatatatatatatatatatatatatatatatatatatatatatatatatatatatatatatatatatatatatatatatatatatgacttcgCCGTAGACAGTCATGTTTGCTTTATCGCGATTTTGGATTCCTTAACCCTTCCTCAGTAGGTGGACTGATTGGCCAcgctgtttatttgtttgttggttgTTTTGCCTCCCGCTGTGGGAGACACGGGCTATGGGGAGCCCGTCAGTGTGTGCGAGTTTATTGTTAAAGTTTAAGAATGGGTGGTGATATGAATTTAAGGTGTTTAGGAGGGTCGAGAGGTCGATGTTCACTATTTTAGCGCCTTTCTCCTAGTCAGTTCCAATGGTTAAATCCCGCTGGGGAGGCTGGTATTTATGCTGTGAGTCGTAGTGTCGCTCTGGGCCATAAGAGGCGCTGATTGGCTGGTACAGCGCGACTGGTAGGCTCCGGGTGTGGTGGCGATGGGAGCCACTGATTGGTTGGCTCCGGTTGGCTGGTTGGCCCTCTCTGTG includes:
- the LOC135106955 gene encoding uncharacterized protein LOC135106955, which gives rise to MGRVSGSNSKGMSGIRENRSSIEGVYLQEVDFSPGPFGNNAARYEAVDFTWPVSFVEVKVFAGRGSPEVDPWGFLLPLAPWVWAALLSTFLLLSVTSSFLFTKFSEEDLGSSEIFASNMLYFVSIVLRQSVWMGEGGWWWQRVVLGVWMLMTMVLTRSYEGNLISLLAVRHLPQPYQTLRDVVNDPSVVMVWHKGGAPIQSVMVRKHKELL